GCAAAATAGCCGTCCTAATGCGCTCTGACTGTAGATCCTGCCTGAGTGCTTCCAGTTTTTTATGTTTACTATTAATACTTAACCTATGCAAACTTCATTCTCACCCGCGACGCGTTTAGGTCGACGGGCGCTTTTATTTCCCTTGTGCCTGGTATTATTCGAATTTGCCGCATATATCGCCAACGATATGATTCAGCCCGGCATGCTGGCGGTTGTCGCCGATTTTAATGCCAGTATTGAGTGGGTTCCGACATCAATGACGGCCTATCTGGCTGGCGGAATGTTCCTGCAATGGTTGCTTGGGCCGTTATCAGATCGTCGTGGCCGTCGCCCAGTGATGCTGGTTGGTGTCGCATTCTTCGTGGTGACCTGTCTTGCCATATTATTGGTCACGTCGATTGAACAGTTTATCGCCATGCGCTTCCTGCAAGGGATTGGTTTGTGCTTTATCGGCGCAGTCGGTTACGCCACTATTCAGGAATCCTTTGAAGAAGCGGTCTGTATCAAAATTACCGCACTGATGGCTAATGTGGCACTAATTGCCCCGTTACTCGGGCCATTGGCGGGTGCCGCCTTGATCCATGTCGCCCCGTGGCAGTTCATGTTTGTGATATTTGCGGCGCTCGGCGCAATTTCATTTGTGGGGTTGTGGCGCGCGATGCCAGAAACCGCCTCACGCCAAGGGGAAAAGCTGTCGGTAGGAGCGATGTGGCACGATTATAAACAAGTGCTGACCAATCGCCGTTTCCTGTGCGGCTCCCTCGCATTGGGCTTCGCCAGCTTGCCTCTATTGACTTGGATTGCCCAGTCCCCAGTGATTCTGATCAGCGGTGAGCAACTCTCAACCGTGGAATATGGCATTTTGCAGGTACCCATTTTCGGCGCACTGATTATCGGCAACCTGACATTAGCGAAATTGAGCGGTAAAACCAGCGTTCCGCAACTTATCCGCTATGGTGCCGGCCCGATGATTATGGGTCTAATAATTGCCGCTGGCTCGACCCTCTATTCATCCCATGCTTATTTGTGGATGACTGCCGGGTTAAGTCTCTATGCCTTTGGTATTGGCCTGGCGAACGCCGGTTTAGTACGACTGACGCTGTTCTCCAGCGATATCAGTAAAGGGACAGTGTCAGCTGCCATGGGGATGATCAGTATGATGGTCTTCACCTTGGGGATTGAATTTGCCAAAGTGGCTTATCTGTGGGGAAACAGCGGTATTTTCAATCTGTTCAATCTCATCAGCGGCTTGCTGTGGCTGGGCTTGGTGATAATTTTTATTCGCCGCCAGCCGGAAACCCTGGCTACTGAGTAATGTTCTTTGCACTGGGGAAAACTCTCCAGTGCATTTATAACCGGAAATCAGCGTGTAACTGCGACCAATGCATGCAAAGCATCATCTTATGATCTTCATTCATCGGTAATTTCGTCAACATCTCTGGCCAGTCGCGACGAGCAATTTCAATAGCCTCTTCCAGATGTGCTTTTATAGCAGGGTAAGATACACCGATACGCTCACTCCATATTTTGAATGTTGCAAAACTCATTGAATACCAATTTTTTTCTCTCGCCATCTTCAATGCTAACTCAGACTCATTCGGTATATAGGCTTTGGTAAAAACAATATCATAAGCTGGTGAAAGTTTTGCGTGGCAACCATCAGGGTAGATGACGGTCCAATTCTTAAGATGGGCATCACCATTAGCTAACATGATATTAGCCAACAAACGGCGGGCCATCTGTTGAATGTCAGCCAATCCACCAGCATTATCATGCAAAATACTGGCAATTTGTTCGTAATTATTACCTTGGTATTTTTTGTCCGGATACCGATTAAATATTTGTGCAAAGTCCTCAGTGTGTACTCGCCCATTCCCTTTACGATCAAAACGTCGGATCAAATAAATATGCTCACCTGGAGGTAATTGAATGTCAGGCAAATGATCAATTTGCTCTCTGGGTGCCAATATAATATCAGGTATATTCACGCCAATAGCTTGTGCCAGACGCATCGCAGAATATTCATTCTCGGGTACATTTTTATGTATTGTCGATGGGACTTTTACTATCCAGCTATCGTCGCCCACATCAGTAGTTATGATGAAACGGCCATTCCTATAGTTGGATGAAAATTTAAGTTGCACACCAGCCAATGAAAATTTATCTGCAATATTTTTTGCATTTATTTGTACTGCTTCTATTTTCTCATGAGCTGAAAGCGCCCATTGCGGGATATCGCCTTTGGTCAGTGGGTGAGCTATCAACGCACCAGCCAGGTTATCACCAGCACGAGCCAACAACGGAAACTCATTATCTTCATGAATTTTTAGTTGTCCCACCATCATCTGCCGTAGCGCCCCTTCGGGTAGCAAATTAGATAATACCGGTGGTAATTTTTGTTTATTAATCTGCGTCCTACTCAGATAACCCGAATCAATTTGTTGGGTTAAGGTGAAAGTTGGTCGGTGTTTATCTGGCATAGCGATATAGTCAGGATCGAACGAGAGAGCATTCCGACCACCGGTATAATGCACCAACACACCAATGCGAACCTCTCCCAGAAATAGTGCCAGCCCTTCGACTCTTTCAACCTGTTGGGGCATTAATCAATCCTCCAAGTGTCTATATTTCTGCTGCCATGGGCTGCTATGCTCGCTGTTATCTTCAGTCTCTACCATGTTTGCCGAGTTCAATCTCTGACGCAATTCCCGAGCCTGATCGCGCGTCACAAATACCATTTCCAAATTAAAGCCATCCAGAATACGCAGCAGGGTTGAAAGATTGATATCTCCTCCTTTTTCGAACTTGGAAACCTGCTGTTGCGTCATCCCATTAACCAGACGCATATCAGATTGTTTAAGTTTCTGCTGCTGGCGGATACTTTTTATTTCTTCTGCAACATCTGTCAGTGTTCTCATGTCATCCCAATTACATTCTTTATGATGTATTTTAAGCATAACACATAATAATCGATGTATTTTATGATAAATACATGTTAACAGATGTATGTCGCGCAAAATACATCATTAAAAGTGTATTTAAGGGAAATACATCTATAGCGATGTAAAATAGACAACCGATTAATTCACAGAAGAAAACAGCCCGCTGTCGCGCAATAAATGGTCATTACCCCGACGGCGAGTGAAGCCGCTGCGGTCAAAGAATTCAAGGATTTGAATCGCCAGCTTACGGCCAATACCTAACCGGTCACGAAAATCTGCTGCGCTGGCGCTGCCTTGACTGGCATCCAATTCACGAATCAAATCAGCAAACTGCTCAATACGTTGGCTCAGATAGTAGCGGTCGGGAACAATTGCCGTGATGTAGCCCAGTTGTGCCGCTTTACGTAGCAAGCTGCGCATTTCACTTTCATCCATTGCCAATTGTGCCGCTAAATCACGAACCCACCACGGATCGTCAGAGAAATAGGGGGCAACCTGTTGCCATCGTGCTTGTTCTTGCTCGGTAAATCCCAATCCATGATCAGGCAGATGCAACCAGCCACGGGTATTTTTTAGCGCGCCTTGTGCCAGCAGATTATCAATTAAACGAAACACCAATGCTTCATCCAATGTCGGCAATGCCATGCGCCGCAACCGCGCCCGCCCTAATCCTAACTGATCACTATGCTGTTGATGGTAGAGACATAAAACATGCAATAAGGTTTGTTGAGCTTGCTGAGCATGAGGGCTAGACAGAGCAATATCACCGGCTACCACACAATCAGTACCTGCCAGCAATGCTGCCATATCATGGTTGTTAAGCTGACGCGCCCAACTGAATTTATGCAGAGAAATTGGCCCTTGTGCCAAATGCAACTCCAGCACCTCAGGATCGCTCTTCGCTTGCGCTAACGCGGTTAACCACGCCAAAAATGCCGGTTGCCGTTTCCCCCGTTTTGGCACTGCCAGATGAATAACACGCGCCCCACCCAATGTCTTTTTCGCGGCAATATCTCGCAGAATCAAACGATCATTCTCAGCCAACCACAGGGGATTATCCAGCAGTAGCTCGGCCAGTATCAATTGGGATTGATCGCCCTCCGGTTGAGGGGGGTTAAGCAATGAAAAGCGCCCGGTAATATGGCTGGCGGCATGATGCAAATGCAGCGGTTGCCAGTGCTGTATCGGTTCATCTGCATCGACGACGACCAACACTCTATCCACGGGTTCCGCTGGCTGTTGGGCCAATAGCCAGTCACCACGATTGATCTGTTGTTTGCTAATATCGCCGGAAATATTCAGGGCAATGCGCTGGCCCGCCTGCGCATGTTGGGTATCCTGGTTTTGAGCGTGTATACCTCGCACCCGTACTGGGCAATCACTGCCCGTGAGCCATAAGGTATCACCCACCGCTACTTTGCCCGCTAGCGCCGTCCCTGTGACCACTAAACCTGCGCCTTTCACACTGAAGGCGCGGTC
The sequence above is drawn from the Yersinia enterocolitica subsp. enterocolitica genome and encodes:
- a CDS encoding MFS transporter, with the protein product MQTSFSPATRLGRRALLFPLCLVLFEFAAYIANDMIQPGMLAVVADFNASIEWVPTSMTAYLAGGMFLQWLLGPLSDRRGRRPVMLVGVAFFVVTCLAILLVTSIEQFIAMRFLQGIGLCFIGAVGYATIQESFEEAVCIKITALMANVALIAPLLGPLAGAALIHVAPWQFMFVIFAALGAISFVGLWRAMPETASRQGEKLSVGAMWHDYKQVLTNRRFLCGSLALGFASLPLLTWIAQSPVILISGEQLSTVEYGILQVPIFGALIIGNLTLAKLSGKTSVPQLIRYGAGPMIMGLIIAAGSTLYSSHAYLWMTAGLSLYAFGIGLANAGLVRLTLFSSDISKGTVSAAMGMISMMVFTLGIEFAKVAYLWGNSGIFNLFNLISGLLWLGLVIIFIRRQPETLATE
- a CDS encoding type II toxin-antitoxin system HipA family toxin is translated as MPQQVERVEGLALFLGEVRIGVLVHYTGGRNALSFDPDYIAMPDKHRPTFTLTQQIDSGYLSRTQINKQKLPPVLSNLLPEGALRQMMVGQLKIHEDNEFPLLARAGDNLAGALIAHPLTKGDIPQWALSAHEKIEAVQINAKNIADKFSLAGVQLKFSSNYRNGRFIITTDVGDDSWIVKVPSTIHKNVPENEYSAMRLAQAIGVNIPDIILAPREQIDHLPDIQLPPGEHIYLIRRFDRKGNGRVHTEDFAQIFNRYPDKKYQGNNYEQIASILHDNAGGLADIQQMARRLLANIMLANGDAHLKNWTVIYPDGCHAKLSPAYDIVFTKAYIPNESELALKMAREKNWYSMSFATFKIWSERIGVSYPAIKAHLEEAIEIARRDWPEMLTKLPMNEDHKMMLCMHWSQLHADFRL
- a CDS encoding helix-turn-helix domain-containing protein, with the translated sequence MRTLTDVAEEIKSIRQQQKLKQSDMRLVNGMTQQQVSKFEKGGDINLSTLLRILDGFNLEMVFVTRDQARELRQRLNSANMVETEDNSEHSSPWQQKYRHLED
- the selB gene encoding selenocysteine-specific translation elongation factor, producing the protein MIIATAGHVDHGKTTLLQAITGVNADRLPEEKQRGMTIDLGYAYWPQPDGSIIGFIDVPGHEKFLANMLAGVGGIAHALLVVACDDGVMAQTREHLAILRLTGRPTLTVALTKSDRVDDERIAQVRQQVMAELLAQGWEIEQVTLFVTAATADLGISELREHLAQCQQQDENSHRLSRRFRLAIDRAFSVKGAGLVVTGTALAGKVAVGDTLWLTGSDCPVRVRGIHAQNQDTQHAQAGQRIALNISGDISKQQINRGDWLLAQQPAEPVDRVLVVVDADEPIQHWQPLHLHHAASHITGRFSLLNPPQPEGDQSQLILAELLLDNPLWLAENDRLILRDIAAKKTLGGARVIHLAVPKRGKRQPAFLAWLTALAQAKSDPEVLELHLAQGPISLHKFSWARQLNNHDMAALLAGTDCVVAGDIALSSPHAQQAQQTLLHVLCLYHQQHSDQLGLGRARLRRMALPTLDEALVFRLIDNLLAQGALKNTRGWLHLPDHGLGFTEQEQARWQQVAPYFSDDPWWVRDLAAQLAMDESEMRSLLRKAAQLGYITAIVPDRYYLSQRIEQFADLIRELDASQGSASAADFRDRLGIGRKLAIQILEFFDRSGFTRRRGNDHLLRDSGLFSSVN